A part of Halostella limicola genomic DNA contains:
- a CDS encoding dodecin family protein produces MGDTVKVIELVGNSTESWEDAAQSALDDADETLEEISGIEITSQTAEVEDGQIQSYRTTVDVSFVLQR; encoded by the coding sequence ATGGGAGACACAGTCAAGGTCATCGAACTGGTCGGTAACTCGACCGAGTCGTGGGAGGACGCGGCGCAGAGCGCACTGGACGACGCGGACGAGACGCTCGAGGAGATAAGCGGCATCGAGATCACCTCGCAGACGGCCGAGGTAGAGGACGGACAGATCCAGAGTTACAGGACGACCGTCGACGTCTCGTTCGTCCTGCAGCGCTGA